Below is a genomic region from Theileria equi strain WA chromosome 4 map unlocalized gcontig_1105316255045, whole genome shotgun sequence.
cttaaaatttacaaacaGACAAACAAAGCTTGTCTATAAGACAGTTTAGAAATTGCAGGTTCATTGACCTTTTCTCATTACACTTACCAAATCTTCACTCATACATCTCGTTGCAAGATGGGAATGTTATTACTATGAATGCTGAGATGCTTTCTCGATCAGCGTTTATACTAGGTGGACTggtaactgcattattgtCTGTGCTCCACTTGGACTGGAGttcaaaatggagaatgtacAGACCTTGCAGAGAGTATATCGTGAATGATTTAACACACTCATGGCATGGTTACAAGATGCCATGCAAAGTAGCCACACATGTTCATGTTCTACCCTTGTTAGGATTCACGGAGCCTCCTTATCCGCTCTTCATCCATACGTTCTTTCTTCCTCACCGGAGCCCATTAGCTCCTCCGTCCTCTACTATTTACCGTCCATCAATGGTATGCTCCATTTCCCTCAGTGGACCTACACATTCACTGAGTGGTAGTCCTCAGTATAGACTTCCCAGTCTCCTTACTGGAGCACTTTTTGTACTGTTTCCACAGAGTCTTTGCTTTGTCTcacccaagggtctcctttatgGTCTTTGAAAACTCTACCGAGTGCGTAATAGGCAACCCCTTGGACCAAAGCAACTCCAGCCAGAACTCCAATGGCAATCATCCCAATGTTTGAGCACATACCATCAACTCCTCCAGAGGGGAATTCAGATCCTGGACCAGCTTTGGGAGAAGCAGGATCAGAGGAAGTGGAGGTCTTGGTAAGAGTACGAGTTCCTCCGCTAGAACCTCAAACCCCATTCACTGTACTTCtaccaggaagaatagagTCTTTTTCATTACTAGTAGGACCAGCATCATCTTTAACGTCGGAACTAGGAGGAAGATGCTTAGAGGTTCTGGACCAGGAGGTTGTTGACCGGGAATTTGACCACTATGGCCTCCAGCTTCAGCTGTAACGTCAACAGGAATAGTAACGGTACCTTTAGCATGTTGAGGAGGAGAGAGAATAGTAGATTGATCAAGAGTACTAGTACTAGATTTAGCAACAGTAGGTTGAGCAGCTCCTCCTTGGTTAGGAGTACCTTTGTCAGATGAGCCACCAGATTCTTGTTGAGGTTCATAAGATGGAGAATCAGCTTGCCATGCCTTTAGTTGAATGACTTCTGGGCGGAGTAGCTTAGGAAGTCTTATTTGCTCTGTCTGGATGTACAAACCTATTGTCTTGCATACCTGTCGATCCATTGCACTATCC
It encodes:
- a CDS encoding hypothetical protein (encoded by transcript BEWA_000050A); amino-acid sequence: MDRQVCKTIGLYIQTEQIRLPKLLRPEVIQLKAWQADSPSYEPQQESGGSSDKGTPNQGGAAQPTVAKSSTSTLDQSTILSPPQHAKGTVTIPVDVTAEAGGHSGQIPGQQPPGPEPLSIFLLVPTLKMMLVLLVMKKTLFFLVEVQ
- a CDS encoding signal peptide containing protein (encoded by transcript BEWA_000040A), which codes for MNAEMLSRSAFILGGLVTALLSVLHLDWSSKWRMYRPCREYIVNDLTHSWHGYKMPCKVATHVHVLPLLGFTEPPYPLFIHTFFLPHRSPLAPPSSTIYRPSMVCSISLSGPTHSLSGSPQYRLPSLLTGALFVLFPQSLCFVSPKGLLYGL